In the Ornithinimicrobium pratense genome, GAGCCAGGAGCCCATGGTCCGGTGCGTGAACTCGGCCGCGACGCTCGTCGAACCAGCCGCGAGCGCCAGGAACAGGAAGGGATAGACGAGGTAGCCCAACAGCTCGCGGTACTGCCCCTCCATCGAGGGAGAGACGGGCATGAAGTCCTCGAGGACGGGCGGTCGCCGCATCTGCTCGCAGCCGAAGTCGACCTCCCCCTGACCGGTCTCCTGCCGCGCCCGGGCCTGGTCCCGCACGCAGGCCTGGTAGTCCTCCAGGCTGGACGGCTCCCAGTAGCTCCTGGCCTCCTCCACATAGTTCTGGGCGTGGGCGCGCTGATCGTTGATCGAGACCGAGAGCTGGTGCACGCCGAAGACCGCCATCAGCGCCACGACGGCCGCCGCAAGCACGGCCAGAACGAGGACGCGCCGAGCCAGGATCCGGCGCAGCTCCACCCGGACCAGGCGGGTCACCGCGCAACCTCCGGACCGGCGGCACCGGGACGGCGATGGCCGGGACCACGATCGCCGGGGCCGCCCGCGTCGGGTGCGAACTGAGTGGTGAGGGCGTCGTCCTGCGTGAGCTCGAGGAAGATCTGCTCCAGGCCGCGCCGGCTGGGCACCAGGCGCTCCACGTACAGCCCCTGGGCTGCCAGCAGCCGGGTGATCTCGGCCGGTTGCGCGCCGGTGACGGTGAGCCGCCCGGAGTCGGCGGAGACGGCATACTCCAGCGCCTCGGCCGCGTCGGTGCCGCGCCGGGCCGCCAACCACTCGGCCGTGAAACCCGCGTCGCGCAGGATGCGGACCGCGACCCCGGGGTGGGCCACCCCGACCTCGACCGTCTCACCGCCGCCCCCGATCAGCCCGGCGACCGAGCCCTGGGCCAGCACCCGGCCGCGCCCGATGATCGAGACGGTGTCGGCGATCTGCTCGACCTCGGACAAGATGTGGCTGCTGACCAGTACGGTGCGGCCCTCGTCGGCCAGTCGCCGCATCGTCTGCCGGATCTCGTGGATACCGGCCGGGTCCAGGCCGTTGGTCGGCTCGTCGAAGATCAGCAGCTCCGGTGACTTCAGCAGCGTCGCGGCGATCGCCAGGCGCTGCTTCATGCCCAGCGAGTAGGCCCGGAACTGGTCGCGGCCCCGGGCGCCGAGCCCGACCTCCTCCAGCACCTCACCGACGCGGCGCCGCGGCGTGCCGATGCCGTCGGCGAGCAAGGAGAGGTTCTTGGCGCCGCTGAAGGTGGGAAAGAACTTCGGCGACTCCACGATCGCCCCAACCCGGTCCACGACGCTGGGTAGCTGCTGCGGCACCGGGGTGCCGAAGAGGTGCATCGAGCCACCGTCGGCACGAGTCAGACCGAGCAGCATCCGGATGGTGGTGGTCTTGCCCGAAC is a window encoding:
- a CDS encoding ABC transporter ATP-binding protein encodes the protein MTAHEGDVLAVVTRGLRKTYRTRRGRRVAVHGLDLDVPAGGVHGFLGPNGSGKTTTIRMLLGLTRADGGSMHLFGTPVPQQLPSVVDRVGAIVESPKFFPTFSGAKNLSLLADGIGTPRRRVGEVLEEVGLGARGRDQFRAYSLGMKQRLAIAATLLKSPELLIFDEPTNGLDPAGIHEIRQTMRRLADEGRTVLVSSHILSEVEQIADTVSIIGRGRVLAQGSVAGLIGGGGETVEVGVAHPGVAVRILRDAGFTAEWLAARRGTDAAEALEYAVSADSGRLTVTGAQPAEITRLLAAQGLYVERLVPSRRGLEQIFLELTQDDALTTQFAPDAGGPGDRGPGHRRPGAAGPEVAR